The Aurantiacibacter arachoides genome window below encodes:
- a CDS encoding EF-hand domain-containing protein, whose product MNRVVLGAVAALVLVGIGLFWMQGRAEVEQAAPPPEPVVVPLEDPDALPSADPADMRGPAPPEASELTREQQRFFRYDRNRDLKITRNEMLSTRTNAFRALDTDGNNLLTFEEWAITTSERFAEMDGNRDNELTAAEFATSAPAPRRTPACRC is encoded by the coding sequence ATGAATCGCGTTGTCCTGGGGGCCGTCGCCGCGCTGGTGCTGGTGGGGATCGGGTTGTTCTGGATGCAGGGCCGCGCCGAGGTTGAACAGGCGGCACCGCCTCCCGAGCCGGTCGTGGTGCCGTTGGAAGATCCAGATGCGCTTCCCAGCGCCGACCCTGCCGACATGCGCGGCCCCGCGCCGCCCGAGGCGAGCGAGCTGACGCGTGAACAGCAGCGCTTCTTCCGCTACGACCGCAATCGCGACCTCAAGATCACTCGCAACGAAATGCTGTCGACGCGCACGAACGCGTTTCGCGCGCTGGATACCGACGGCAACAACCTGCTGACCTTCGAGGAATGGGCGATCACCACCAGCGAACGCTTCGCCGAAATGGATGGCAACCGCGATAACGAACTGACCGCAGCCGAATTCGCGACGAGCGCACCCGCGCCGCGGCGGACGCCCGCCTGCCGGTGCTAG
- a CDS encoding septum formation initiator family protein: MSIKRNRRDALRAQIGNFGALAMLVIVGLLALIGPSGVLAWSDHSVQLEEYNGRIAALEEEKAVLENRVDLLDPDNVDADLASELVRRDLNVAHDDEYVFEFEEMPTR, from the coding sequence ATGAGCATCAAGCGAAATCGGCGTGACGCGCTGCGGGCCCAAATCGGTAACTTTGGGGCCTTGGCGATGCTTGTCATCGTTGGCCTGCTTGCGCTCATCGGCCCTTCGGGCGTTCTGGCGTGGAGCGACCATTCGGTACAGCTGGAGGAATACAACGGGCGCATTGCCGCGCTCGAGGAAGAAAAGGCAGTGCTGGAAAACCGTGTCGACCTGCTGGATCCCGACAACGTCGATGCGGATCTTGCCTCGGAACTGGTGCGGCGCGATCTGAACGTCGCCCACGATGACGAATACGTTTTCGAGTTCGAAGAAATGCCAACGCGGTAA
- a CDS encoding pilus assembly protein — MTVISAPARTASNMGSRSLRPCPTPPGVLSRLARDNSGNVLAIIAASLFPLLALIGGGIDMGRGYLAQSRLQQACDAGVLAARQRLGSEVVVDGAVPDDVADTGNRFFNVNFREGAYGTEGRQFAMALEHDYAIAGSASVEVPTTLMQVFNFEKLDVSVSCEAVLNFGNVDIMMVLDTTGSMRHTNPGDTMSRLDSLKTVIRSFHAQLEGAKAPETSLRYGFVPYASNVNVGHLLADDWVADTWQYQSRTTAPATLQTYTWYSGDVNWQTESGTRSPWAAVSSYPATYRPGSPPAESSGDVQTGGSSGYYTCDGGQPAGNRTQSDVKYNETTEPVTNPDGQRVTQYWRRTQNGTHYRTTRSGTTCTVESSTDTALVQTFQRIWEPRTRTVTNWLYKALDRDVSAWRSTTPGCMEERATYAIGDYDNVDLSRALDLDLDRIPSAGDADSQWRPHHPSAIYARAIATNGTGSFSPADVTTSQTFLETGSWWFSQCPARARKLGEMSDSDLDTYLGTLSPQGATYHDIGMIWGGRLLSPTGLFAGENADTASIQRSRHLIWMTDGQTEPYDLAYGAYGVEPLDRRRWQPGSSMTLAQTIEARFGVACEEVKKRNITVWVIAFGTTLNPIMEDCAGEGHAFEAANAAELNEAFSSIAQSMGDLRVSR, encoded by the coding sequence TTGACGGTTATCTCAGCCCCGGCGCGTACCGCATCCAACATGGGTTCCCGCTCGCTCCGCCCCTGCCCCACCCCGCCGGGAGTCCTGTCGCGTCTCGCACGGGATAATTCCGGCAATGTGCTGGCGATCATCGCAGCCTCGCTGTTTCCATTGCTGGCGCTGATCGGCGGCGGGATCGACATGGGACGCGGATACCTGGCGCAAAGCCGGTTGCAGCAGGCCTGTGACGCCGGCGTCCTCGCTGCCCGCCAGCGCCTCGGCAGCGAAGTCGTCGTCGACGGCGCCGTTCCCGATGACGTGGCCGACACCGGCAATCGGTTCTTCAACGTCAACTTTCGCGAAGGGGCCTACGGCACCGAGGGCCGGCAGTTCGCCATGGCACTGGAACACGATTACGCCATCGCCGGCTCCGCATCGGTGGAGGTGCCCACCACGCTGATGCAGGTTTTCAATTTCGAGAAGCTGGATGTGAGCGTCAGTTGCGAGGCGGTGCTCAATTTCGGCAATGTCGACATCATGATGGTGCTCGATACCACCGGTTCGATGCGCCATACCAACCCCGGCGACACCATGAGCCGGCTGGACTCGCTCAAAACGGTGATCCGCAGTTTCCACGCGCAGCTGGAAGGCGCCAAGGCGCCTGAAACCAGCCTTCGCTATGGCTTCGTGCCCTACGCTTCCAACGTCAATGTCGGCCATCTTCTGGCCGATGATTGGGTGGCGGACACCTGGCAATACCAGTCGCGCACCACTGCGCCCGCTACGCTGCAGACCTACACCTGGTACAGCGGCGACGTTAACTGGCAGACCGAATCCGGTACGCGCTCGCCATGGGCCGCAGTCAGTTCCTATCCCGCAACATATCGGCCCGGCAGTCCGCCTGCCGAATCCTCGGGTGACGTGCAGACGGGGGGTTCAAGCGGATATTATACGTGCGACGGTGGCCAGCCAGCGGGCAACCGGACCCAAAGCGACGTGAAGTACAACGAGACGACCGAGCCGGTGACAAATCCCGACGGGCAGAGGGTCACGCAGTACTGGCGGCGCACGCAGAACGGCACGCATTACCGCACCACGCGCAGCGGCACTACCTGCACCGTGGAGAGCAGCACCGATACCGCGCTGGTGCAGACCTTCCAGCGCATCTGGGAACCGCGCACGCGGACGGTTACGAACTGGCTTTACAAGGCGCTCGACCGGGACGTGTCCGCCTGGCGCTCCACCACGCCGGGGTGCATGGAGGAGCGCGCGACATATGCCATCGGCGACTATGACAACGTCGATCTGAGCCGGGCACTCGATCTCGATCTGGACCGCATCCCGAGTGCAGGGGACGCCGACAGCCAGTGGCGACCGCATCACCCGTCAGCCATCTACGCCCGCGCCATCGCCACCAACGGCACGGGCAGTTTCTCACCCGCCGATGTAACCACCAGCCAGACGTTCCTCGAAACGGGGTCCTGGTGGTTTTCGCAATGCCCGGCGCGGGCGCGCAAGCTGGGCGAGATGAGCGATAGCGATCTCGACACCTACCTCGGCACGCTTTCCCCGCAGGGGGCGACCTATCATGACATAGGAATGATCTGGGGCGGTCGGCTGCTGTCGCCCACCGGCCTGTTCGCCGGCGAGAACGCCGACACAGCCAGCATTCAGCGCAGTCGCCACCTGATCTGGATGACCGACGGACAGACCGAACCCTACGATCTTGCCTACGGGGCCTATGGTGTCGAACCGCTGGACCGTCGCCGCTGGCAACCCGGTTCGTCGATGACCCTGGCACAGACGATCGAGGCGCGCTTCGGCGTCGCCTGCGAGGAGGTGAAAAAACGCAACATCACCGTGTGGGTGATCGCCTTTGGCACCACGCTCAACCCAATCATGGAAGATTGCGCGGGCGAGGGTCACGCGTTCGAAGCTGCCAACGCTGCCGAGCTCAACGAGGCTTTCTCCTCCATCGCGCAGTCGATGGGCGACCTCAGGGTTTCGCGATGA
- a CDS encoding squalene/phytoene synthase family protein, producing MNAQLLSTLPLAQRLALSYAPACARDATLALLALDTRLAGIVRGHGEPVIAQLKLAWWRDRLAQDPAVWPAGEPLLALMRTCGVEPVRLAGMVDGWELLLSEELGRPELEEFAEGRALGWSGLAEAFHVGAPYAAVSTIATAWALADLALHLGGGEVAASAREIALALPRGDERLPRELRTLVVLHGLARRALLRGSREPLDGPAAMLAAARLGFAGR from the coding sequence ATGAATGCGCAACTGCTCTCCACGCTGCCGTTGGCACAGCGCCTGGCGCTTTCGTATGCCCCTGCGTGCGCGCGCGATGCCACCCTTGCCCTGCTCGCGCTGGATACGCGCCTGGCGGGGATAGTGCGGGGCCATGGCGAGCCGGTGATTGCCCAGCTCAAGCTTGCCTGGTGGCGGGATAGGCTGGCGCAGGATCCCGCCGTTTGGCCGGCGGGCGAACCGCTACTCGCGTTGATGCGCACTTGTGGGGTGGAGCCGGTGCGGCTCGCGGGAATGGTCGACGGCTGGGAACTGCTCTTGAGCGAAGAACTGGGCCGCCCCGAACTTGAAGAGTTTGCCGAGGGTCGGGCGCTGGGCTGGAGTGGATTGGCCGAAGCCTTTCACGTCGGCGCGCCATACGCTGCGGTGTCCACCATCGCCACCGCCTGGGCCCTGGCTGACCTGGCGCTGCATCTGGGGGGCGGGGAGGTCGCCGCATCGGCGCGCGAGATTGCACTGGCACTGCCACGTGGCGACGAACGGCTGCCCCGCGAATTGCGAACGCTGGTCGTCCTTCACGGCCTGGCTCGGCGGGCCTTGCTGCGCGGATCACGCGAACCGCTCGACGGGCCAGCGGCCATGCTGGCGGCGGCGCGGCTTGGCTTTGCCGGTCGTTGA
- a CDS encoding TadE/TadG family type IV pilus assembly protein produces MVRNAFRKTITRLTGCDSGNATLLVALGMPMLIGGAGLGVDVTQWYMWKRELQFAVDQAAVAGAWAAADEDTASTYQLRAQQEFDANMQVVGGFADEPEIQLADYASGNDNSVAVAVTAYKPLPFTSILTDATFPVSAYAQASFEEGTTFTSCLIALDDDDYGAITIGGNSVLTASCGLAALSTDAQAITVNGNPTVDAGWILSAGGIDQWLKDNTDDVIMEYMSGLYDPYEELQPPTPSASQIARTYSCGSEPDTTMADVSVRRVTEYSYWMKANKSQAWNNPSGKPSSTVTAPTVNQQVANGTQAGSTTGTPTVQWIDLGGSGNNKKWEKVTTTTTTTYSNVVVTPGAQAGSVRPGTYTDIQVRCNTSFAPGVYNIVGGGLKITGQYEVTGSAVMFVLYDGAYIDVAGGSDVNLTAMQASDLMAVGVAAEDANKLAGMLVFEDRDSQGSGKTKLNGNANTVLNGTLYFPISNVQFAGTVGVTSQCLMIAANNITITGTTNMTTFCPAGSVEDTTVASTEATVRLVA; encoded by the coding sequence ATGGTCAGAAACGCCTTTCGCAAGACGATCACTCGCCTGACCGGCTGCGACAGCGGCAACGCCACCTTGCTGGTTGCGCTGGGGATGCCGATGCTGATCGGCGGGGCCGGTCTCGGCGTGGATGTCACCCAGTGGTACATGTGGAAACGCGAGTTGCAATTCGCCGTCGATCAGGCCGCCGTCGCCGGGGCCTGGGCCGCTGCAGACGAGGATACCGCAAGCACCTACCAGCTTCGCGCGCAGCAGGAATTCGACGCCAACATGCAGGTGGTCGGCGGCTTTGCCGACGAGCCGGAAATTCAGCTGGCGGACTATGCCTCAGGTAACGACAATTCAGTGGCCGTGGCTGTCACAGCCTACAAACCGCTGCCCTTTACCAGTATCCTCACCGACGCGACTTTTCCGGTCTCCGCCTACGCGCAGGCAAGTTTCGAGGAAGGGACGACCTTTACCAGCTGCCTGATCGCCCTAGACGATGACGACTACGGGGCCATCACCATCGGCGGCAACTCGGTCCTGACCGCGAGTTGCGGCTTGGCCGCGTTGTCTACCGATGCGCAGGCCATCACCGTCAACGGCAATCCCACGGTGGATGCGGGCTGGATTCTTTCAGCGGGTGGCATCGACCAATGGCTGAAAGACAACACCGACGACGTCATCATGGAATACATGAGCGGCCTGTACGATCCGTACGAGGAGTTGCAGCCGCCAACACCTTCCGCGTCGCAAATTGCCCGCACCTATTCCTGCGGCAGCGAGCCGGACACGACGATGGCTGACGTGTCGGTGCGACGCGTCACTGAATATTCGTACTGGATGAAAGCCAACAAGAGCCAGGCGTGGAACAATCCCAGCGGTAAGCCGAGTTCGACGGTAACGGCGCCCACTGTCAACCAACAGGTAGCCAATGGAACGCAGGCTGGGTCCACCACAGGTACGCCGACCGTCCAGTGGATCGATCTCGGCGGGAGTGGTAACAACAAGAAGTGGGAGAAGGTCACGACGACGACCACGACAACTTACAGCAACGTCGTCGTCACGCCCGGCGCGCAGGCGGGCAGCGTGCGGCCCGGCACCTACACCGACATCCAGGTGCGCTGTAATACGTCCTTTGCTCCCGGGGTCTACAACATCGTCGGTGGCGGTCTGAAGATTACCGGGCAGTATGAAGTCACCGGCTCGGCAGTGATGTTCGTCCTTTACGACGGTGCCTATATCGATGTGGCCGGCGGCTCGGACGTCAACCTTACCGCGATGCAGGCGTCCGATCTCATGGCCGTCGGCGTCGCGGCGGAAGATGCCAACAAGCTGGCCGGGATGCTGGTGTTCGAAGATCGCGATTCCCAGGGCAGCGGCAAGACCAAGCTCAACGGCAACGCCAACACCGTACTCAACGGCACGCTATATTTCCCCATCAGCAACGTGCAGTTCGCCGGCACCGTTGGCGTGACCAGCCAGTGCCTGATGATCGCGGCCAACAACATCACCATCACCGGCACTACCAACATGACCACGTTCTGCCCAGCCGGATCGGTCGAGGACACCACCGTCGCGTCGACTGAAGCGACGGTGAGACTGGTCGCATGA
- a CDS encoding TadE family protein, which produces MVEFALLAPALLIMMFGVLQVGIALQNYNALRSLTADVSRYAMVQYQTGNNLSPSQLRAFARNQALGAPYLMTSDRLRVTVEEADTQRVAGAKEIEIALSYRIYSLLGFADIEAPTIDYQRAIFLVDSSAA; this is translated from the coding sequence TTGGTCGAGTTCGCCCTGCTCGCCCCGGCGCTGCTGATCATGATGTTCGGTGTTTTGCAGGTCGGCATCGCATTGCAGAACTACAACGCCCTACGCAGCCTGACCGCCGATGTTTCGCGCTATGCGATGGTGCAGTACCAGACGGGCAACAATCTCTCCCCCTCCCAATTGCGCGCCTTTGCCCGGAACCAGGCCTTGGGCGCGCCCTACTTGATGACGTCAGATCGCCTTCGGGTCACTGTGGAAGAGGCGGACACCCAGCGCGTTGCCGGCGCCAAGGAAATCGAGATCGCGCTGAGCTATCGCATTTACAGCCTGTTGGGCTTCGCTGACATCGAAGCGCCTACGATCGACTATCAGCGCGCGATCTTCCTCGTCGACAGCAGCGCAGCCTGA
- the trmFO gene encoding methylenetetrahydrofolate--tRNA-(uracil(54)-C(5))-methyltransferase (FADH(2)-oxidizing) TrmFO: MTHQVHIIGGGLAGSEAAWQLAQRGMKVRLSEMRGGGGETAAHHTDGLAELVCSNSFRSDDDAKNAVGLLHHEMRRLDSLIMRAGEAARVPAGSAMAVDRDHFSQEVQKALEEHPNVIVVRELVETLPAEGMTIVATGPLTAAALADSIIAVTGEDRLAFFDAIAPIVHRDSIDMDKAWFQSRWNKVDTAGGDGKDYINCPMTREQYAAFHQGLLDAEKGEFREWEANTPYFEGCMPIEVMAERGFDTLRFGPMKPVGLDNPRDTTPEFPQGRWAHAVVQLRQDNKLGTLWNMVGFQTKMKWGAQVELFRTIPGLENAEFARLGGMHRNTFINSPILLDRQLRLKSAPHIRFAGQVTGCEGYVESSAIGLMAGMMAAAELAGKAWTSPPPTSAMGALLSHITGDAEASDYQPMNVNFGLFPPLHDVKKKARKEAYTERGKADFGAWLGRDLQPA, encoded by the coding sequence ATGACACATCAGGTCCACATTATCGGCGGCGGCCTCGCCGGGAGCGAAGCGGCATGGCAACTGGCGCAGCGCGGCATGAAGGTCCGCCTCAGCGAAATGCGCGGCGGCGGCGGCGAAACCGCGGCGCATCATACCGATGGCCTGGCCGAACTGGTATGCTCCAACTCCTTCCGCTCCGACGACGATGCAAAGAACGCGGTCGGGCTGCTGCACCACGAGATGCGGCGGCTGGACAGCCTGATCATGCGCGCGGGCGAGGCGGCGCGGGTGCCGGCCGGGAGCGCAATGGCGGTAGACCGCGACCACTTCTCGCAAGAGGTGCAAAAGGCGCTGGAGGAACACCCCAATGTAATCGTGGTGCGCGAACTGGTCGAGACGTTGCCGGCGGAGGGCATGACCATCGTCGCCACCGGCCCGCTCACCGCCGCGGCACTGGCCGACAGCATCATCGCCGTAACCGGAGAGGACCGCCTGGCTTTCTTCGATGCCATCGCCCCCATCGTTCACCGCGATTCCATCGACATGGACAAGGCGTGGTTCCAGTCGCGCTGGAACAAGGTCGATACAGCGGGGGGCGACGGCAAGGATTACATAAACTGCCCGATGACGCGCGAGCAGTATGCCGCCTTCCACCAGGGCCTGCTGGATGCCGAGAAGGGCGAATTCCGCGAGTGGGAAGCCAATACGCCCTACTTCGAAGGCTGCATGCCGATCGAGGTCATGGCCGAACGCGGGTTCGATACCTTGCGCTTCGGGCCGATGAAGCCCGTCGGCCTCGACAATCCGCGCGATACCACGCCCGAATTTCCGCAAGGCCGCTGGGCGCACGCCGTCGTCCAGCTACGGCAGGATAACAAGCTGGGCACCTTGTGGAACATGGTCGGCTTCCAGACGAAGATGAAATGGGGCGCGCAGGTCGAACTGTTCCGCACCATTCCCGGCCTGGAGAATGCCGAATTTGCAAGGCTGGGCGGAATGCACCGCAACACCTTCATCAACTCCCCCATCCTGCTCGACCGCCAGTTGCGCCTGAAGAGCGCGCCGCACATCCGCTTCGCCGGTCAGGTCACGGGGTGCGAGGGATATGTCGAGAGCAGCGCCATTGGCCTGATGGCTGGCATGATGGCGGCCGCCGAACTGGCGGGGAAGGCCTGGACATCTCCTCCGCCGACCAGCGCGATGGGGGCCTTGCTCAGCCACATCACCGGCGATGCCGAGGCAAGCGACTACCAGCCGATGAACGTCAACTTCGGCCTTTTCCCGCCGCTGCACGACGTGAAGAAGAAGGCGCGCAAGGAAGCCTATACCGAAAGGGGCAAGGCTGATTTCGGCGCGTGGCTAGGCCGCGACCTGCAACCGGCCTAG
- a CDS encoding TadE/TadG family type IV pilus assembly protein, protein MMSRLAMLPRLGRDERGSMAIETAFVAPILLVLALGGFEVSSMVARQTDLQSAAAEAASVVRAVAPETAAERETIRGILKASTGLTDEQVTITPIYRCGTSDTYADAAGTCGSDVEYKFIRVDLSDTYEPIWTSFGVSEGFDYNISRTVQVGSEG, encoded by the coding sequence ATGATGTCCCGTCTGGCCATGCTCCCACGCCTCGGCCGGGACGAGCGCGGATCGATGGCCATCGAGACCGCATTCGTCGCGCCGATCCTGCTTGTCCTTGCACTGGGCGGGTTCGAGGTAAGTTCGATGGTCGCCCGCCAGACCGACCTGCAAAGCGCGGCGGCGGAAGCGGCCTCGGTCGTGCGGGCGGTCGCACCGGAGACCGCTGCCGAGCGGGAGACCATTCGCGGTATTCTCAAGGCCTCCACCGGCCTCACCGATGAACAGGTCACGATCACCCCGATCTATCGCTGCGGAACCTCGGACACCTATGCCGACGCGGCCGGCACCTGCGGTTCGGATGTGGAATACAAATTCATTCGCGTGGACCTGTCGGATACCTACGAGCCGATCTGGACCAGCTTCGGCGTGTCGGAAGGTTTCGATTACAACATCAGCCGCACCGTCCAGGTGGGAAGCGAAGGATGA
- the pdhA gene encoding pyruvate dehydrogenase (acetyl-transferring) E1 component subunit alpha, which translates to METSGQDASDFALHSLQQQLDHDKRFKPGDGDLLNFYEQMLLIRRFEEKAGQLYGLGLIGGFCHLYIGQEAVAVGLQSALTEGLDSVITGYRDHGHMLAYGIDPNVIMAELTGRAAGISKGKGGSMHMFSTEHKFYGGHGIVGAQVSLGGGLALAHQYNDDGGLCLAYFGDGAANQGQVYETMNMASLWKLPIVFVVENNQYAMGTAVRRSSAETEFYRRGTAFRIPGMEVNGMDVLEVRAAAEIAFAHVREGKGPVLMECNTYRYRGHSMSDPAKYRTREEVQEQRDHHDPIERVKKDLAEAGVNEDQLKEIDKAIRATVAEAADFAEQSPEPEASELYTDVLVEEY; encoded by the coding sequence GTGGAAACGTCTGGCCAGGACGCCAGCGATTTCGCCCTTCACAGTCTCCAGCAGCAGCTGGACCATGACAAGCGGTTCAAGCCGGGCGATGGCGATCTCCTGAACTTTTACGAGCAGATGCTGCTCATCCGCCGTTTCGAGGAAAAGGCCGGCCAGCTCTACGGCCTCGGCCTGATCGGTGGCTTCTGCCACCTCTACATCGGGCAGGAAGCGGTCGCGGTGGGTCTGCAATCGGCGCTGACCGAGGGGCTGGACAGCGTCATCACCGGTTATCGCGATCACGGCCACATGCTGGCCTATGGCATCGACCCCAACGTCATCATGGCCGAACTGACCGGCCGCGCCGCTGGCATCTCCAAGGGCAAGGGCGGCTCGATGCACATGTTCAGCACCGAACATAAGTTTTACGGCGGCCACGGCATCGTCGGCGCGCAGGTGTCGCTGGGCGGCGGCCTGGCTTTGGCGCATCAGTACAATGACGATGGCGGCCTGTGCCTTGCCTACTTCGGGGACGGCGCGGCCAACCAGGGGCAGGTCTACGAAACGATGAACATGGCCAGCCTGTGGAAGCTGCCGATCGTGTTCGTGGTGGAGAACAACCAGTACGCCATGGGGACCGCCGTGCGCCGCTCCAGCGCGGAAACCGAATTCTACCGCCGCGGCACCGCCTTCCGCATTCCCGGCATGGAAGTGAACGGCATGGACGTGCTCGAGGTGCGTGCAGCCGCAGAGATAGCCTTTGCCCACGTGCGCGAGGGCAAGGGCCCGGTGCTGATGGAGTGCAACACCTATCGCTATCGCGGCCATTCCATGTCCGATCCGGCCAAGTACCGTACCCGCGAGGAAGTGCAGGAACAGCGCGACCACCACGACCCGATCGAACGGGTGAAGAAGGACCTGGCCGAGGCCGGCGTGAACGAGGACCAGTTGAAAGAGATCGACAAGGCCATCCGTGCCACGGTGGCCGAGGCCGCCGACTTCGCCGAGCAGTCGCCCGAGCCCGAAGCGAGCGAACTCTACACCGATGTTCTGGTGGAGGAGTATTGA
- a CDS encoding TadE/TadG family type IV pilus assembly protein, producing the protein MSNCPPPHGLQRNLRRDESGATIAEFALILPALAMTLLALFDFSYNYYAETMIEGAVQKAARDSTIEIHAGNYDALDERVTRAVQRIVYDADMQFTRTAYANFSDVGRPEDYTDLNTDGLCNNGEPFEDANHNRQWDEDRGSDSTGGARDAVMYEVVASYDRPFPIPGLVGLDPEVKVVARTILRNQPFGLSDEPGVGNCP; encoded by the coding sequence ATGAGCAATTGCCCCCCGCCCCATGGCCTGCAACGCAACCTGCGCCGCGACGAGTCCGGTGCGACCATCGCGGAATTCGCGCTGATCCTGCCCGCACTGGCGATGACGCTGCTCGCGCTGTTCGACTTTTCATACAACTACTACGCCGAGACGATGATCGAGGGCGCAGTGCAAAAGGCCGCACGCGATTCCACCATCGAGATCCACGCCGGCAATTACGACGCGCTGGATGAACGGGTCACGCGTGCCGTCCAGCGCATCGTCTACGATGCCGATATGCAGTTCACCCGCACGGCCTATGCCAACTTTTCCGACGTCGGACGGCCGGAGGATTACACTGACCTCAATACGGACGGCCTGTGCAACAACGGCGAGCCCTTCGAGGACGCCAACCACAACCGTCAGTGGGACGAGGACCGGGGCAGCGATTCCACCGGCGGCGCGCGCGACGCGGTCATGTACGAGGTTGTCGCCAGCTATGATCGCCCGTTTCCGATACCCGGACTGGTCGGTCTCGATCCCGAGGTAAAGGTCGTTGCCCGCACGATCCTGCGCAACCAGCCCTTTGGCCTGTCGGACGAGCCCGGCGTGGGGAACTGCCCATGA
- a CDS encoding pyruvate dehydrogenase complex E1 component subunit beta, with product MAIELKMPALSPTMEEGTLAKWLVKEGDTVASGTVLAEIETDKATMEFESIDEGTVGKILVAEGTEGVKVGTVIAILAAEGEDVSAAAAPAAPEDVAGEGKDVGREPAEAEITQASDRPEAKPRAADPDIPAGTNMVRLTVREALRDGMAEEMRRDERVFVMGEEVAEYQGAYKVTQGLLEEFGPKRVIDTPITEYGFAGIGTGAAMGGLRPIVEFMTFNFAMQAIDHIINSAAKTNYMSGGQMRCPVVFRGPNGAASRVGAQHSQNFGPWYASVPGLIVIAPYDAQDAKGLMKAAIRSEDPVVFLENELIYGQSFEVAQLDDHVLPIGKARIMREGSDVTIVAYSIAVGVALQAAEELSEQGIEAEVIDLRTLRPLDKDAVLTSLAKTNRVVVAEEGWPTCSIASEIVTICMEEGFDDLDAPVIRVCNEDVPLPYAANLEKLALINKAGVVEACRKVCYAG from the coding sequence ATGGCGATCGAACTGAAGATGCCCGCCCTTTCCCCCACCATGGAGGAAGGCACGCTTGCCAAGTGGCTGGTGAAGGAAGGCGACACCGTCGCATCCGGCACCGTGCTGGCGGAGATCGAGACCGACAAGGCGACGATGGAGTTCGAATCCATCGATGAAGGAACGGTCGGCAAGATCCTGGTCGCGGAAGGCACCGAAGGCGTGAAGGTCGGCACGGTGATCGCCATCCTCGCGGCCGAGGGTGAGGATGTGTCCGCTGCCGCCGCGCCAGCAGCGCCCGAGGACGTGGCAGGCGAGGGCAAGGACGTGGGCCGCGAGCCTGCCGAGGCCGAGATCACGCAAGCGAGCGACAGGCCCGAAGCAAAACCCCGCGCCGCCGACCCCGACATTCCCGCGGGCACCAACATGGTGAGACTCACCGTGCGGGAAGCCTTGCGTGACGGCATGGCCGAGGAAATGCGCCGCGACGAGCGGGTGTTCGTGATGGGTGAGGAAGTTGCCGAATACCAGGGCGCCTACAAGGTGACGCAGGGCCTGCTCGAGGAATTCGGTCCCAAGCGCGTGATCGACACGCCGATTACCGAATACGGTTTTGCCGGCATCGGCACGGGTGCGGCCATGGGCGGCCTGCGTCCGATCGTCGAGTTCATGACCTTCAACTTCGCCATGCAGGCGATCGACCACATCATCAACTCGGCGGCCAAGACCAACTACATGAGCGGCGGCCAGATGCGTTGCCCGGTGGTGTTCCGCGGCCCCAACGGCGCGGCCAGCCGCGTGGGCGCGCAGCACAGCCAGAACTTCGGCCCGTGGTACGCCAGCGTGCCCGGCCTGATCGTGATTGCGCCCTATGACGCGCAGGACGCCAAGGGCTTGATGAAGGCGGCCATCCGCAGCGAAGACCCTGTCGTGTTTCTGGAGAACGAGCTGATCTACGGCCAGAGCTTCGAGGTCGCCCAGCTTGATGACCACGTTCTGCCCATCGGCAAGGCGCGGATCATGCGCGAAGGGTCGGACGTGACCATCGTCGCCTACTCCATCGCGGTCGGCGTGGCCTTGCAGGCAGCCGAGGAACTCAGCGAGCAGGGCATCGAGGCCGAGGTGATCGACCTGCGCACCCTGCGCCCGCTCGACAAGGACGCCGTGCTCACTTCGCTCGCCAAGACCAACCGCGTCGTCGTGGCCGAAGAAGGCTGGCCCACCTGCTCGATCGCCTCGGAAATCGTCACGATCTGCATGGAGGAAGGCTTCGACGACCTCGATGCACCGGTCATCCGCGTGTGCAACGAAGACGTTCCGTTGCCCTATGCCGCGAACCTGGAAAAGCTGGCGCTGATCAACAAGGCGGGAGTGGTCGAGGCCTGCCGCAAGGTCTGCTACGCCGGCTGA